The Kosakonia sacchari SP1 genome includes a window with the following:
- a CDS encoding YaiI/YqxD family protein yields MAIWVDADACPNVIKEILFRAAERTQTPLTLVANQNLRVPLSRVIRSIRVPAGFDVADNEIVRLCEAGDLVITADIPLAAEVLAKGAAALNPRGERYSEATIREKLTMRDFMDTLRSSGIQTGGPDSLSQRDRQQFAAELDKWLLADKRRQSE; encoded by the coding sequence ATGGCGATTTGGGTTGATGCGGACGCCTGTCCGAACGTAATCAAAGAGATTTTATTCCGCGCGGCCGAGCGCACACAGACGCCGTTAACGCTGGTGGCGAACCAAAACCTGCGCGTGCCGCTGTCGCGGGTGATCCGTTCCATCAGAGTGCCTGCGGGTTTTGACGTTGCCGACAATGAAATTGTCCGGCTGTGCGAAGCCGGTGATTTGGTGATCACGGCAGACATTCCGCTGGCAGCGGAAGTGCTGGCAAAAGGCGCGGCGGCACTGAACCCGCGCGGTGAACGCTATAGCGAGGCCACCATTCGCGAAAAACTGACGATGCGCGATTTCATGGATACCCTGCGCAGCAGTGGTATTCAAACCGGTGGCCCGGACAGCCTGTCACAACGGGATCGCCAGCAATTTGCCGCCGAACTGGATAAATGGCTGCTGGCCGACAAACGCCGCCAGAGCGAGTAA
- the proC gene encoding pyrroline-5-carboxylate reductase, with translation MEKKIGFIGCGNMGKAIVGGLIASGQVLPGQIWVYTPSPDKVAALHDQFGVNAAQSAQEVAQIADIVFGAVKPNIMVKVLNDIASSLNKETLVVSIAAGVTLDQLARALGHDRKIVRAMPNTPSLVNAGMTSVTPNALVTPEDTADVLNIFRCFGEAEVIAEPMIHPVVGVSGSAPAYVFMFIEAMADAAVLGGMPRAQAYKFAAQAVMGSAKMVLESGKHPGELKDMVCSPGGTTIEAVKVLEEKGFRSAVIEAIAACMAKSDKMSS, from the coding sequence ATGGAGAAGAAAATCGGTTTTATCGGCTGCGGTAACATGGGAAAAGCGATTGTTGGCGGCTTGATTGCCAGCGGCCAGGTGCTGCCGGGGCAAATCTGGGTGTATACCCCGTCGCCGGATAAAGTGGCTGCCCTGCATGACCAGTTTGGCGTGAACGCCGCGCAAAGCGCGCAGGAAGTGGCGCAGATTGCCGATATCGTCTTTGGCGCAGTCAAACCGAACATTATGGTGAAAGTGCTTAACGATATCGCCTCCAGCTTGAACAAAGAGACGCTGGTGGTCTCCATCGCCGCCGGCGTTACGCTTGATCAGTTAGCTCGCGCACTCGGCCACGACCGCAAAATCGTCCGCGCCATGCCTAACACCCCGTCGCTGGTGAACGCGGGCATGACCTCTGTGACGCCTAACGCGCTGGTCACGCCGGAAGATACCGCCGATGTGCTGAATATCTTCCGCTGCTTTGGTGAAGCGGAAGTGATTGCCGAACCGATGATCCACCCGGTAGTTGGTGTCAGCGGCTCTGCACCGGCATATGTGTTTATGTTTATCGAAGCGATGGCCGATGCTGCTGTGCTGGGCGGGATGCCGCGCGCGCAGGCCTATAAATTTGCCGCACAGGCGGTGATGGGCTCGGCAAAAATGGTACTGGAAAGTGGCAAGCATCCGGGCGAGCTTAAAGATATGGTCTGTTCGCCTGGTGGCACCACCATTGAAGCGGTAAAAGTGCTGGAAGAGAAAGGTTTCCGCTCGGCGGTGATCGAAGCGATTGCCGCGTGTATGGCGAAGTCTGACAAAATGAGTAGCTAA
- a CDS encoding FAD-dependent oxidoreductase: MNYQYVTELNALPESQPVKVDVAGTSMILIRTGAKVRAFQSKCPHAGGPLEKGAVCDGKLVCPWHKAAFDITNGKWREPLALQNLKQYPVMLEQNRVLVNPRPLSPASHSLIRGEHPQTAVILGTGAAGSAAAITLRDAGFNGHLVLIDKEDDAPYDRTALSKFVPAGKMKISDVPHLLDSAFYSQPGVESLREEVANIDCQAHLLTLAGGRQITFDKLLLATGGQPVWPDIPGNHLAGVHVLRGIHQAERLLNEVEQEQQLVVIGNSFIAMELAAALRNQDIDVTVLSRHALPFVPQFGEEVGRHFMNLHKQNGVKFVTGEPAALEGNGHVQSVTLKDGRSVPAHVVVFATGVKPVTDMAHDLPHEKDGSLTVDETLSAAPDVWAVGDIASYPAPEGRRRIEHWRVAQQQGRLAALNMLGEQHTFDRVPFFWTTHFGNRFEYLGYTREWDSMKMLGSFDNKRFAVLYGEAGILKAVLSCGEYSETAGLLLKMQQPISLHAASEMLA, from the coding sequence ATGAACTATCAATATGTTACTGAACTGAATGCCTTGCCGGAAAGCCAACCGGTTAAAGTGGATGTCGCGGGCACCTCAATGATCCTTATCCGCACCGGAGCAAAAGTCCGTGCTTTTCAGAGTAAATGCCCGCACGCAGGCGGGCCGCTGGAGAAAGGGGCCGTATGCGATGGCAAACTGGTCTGCCCATGGCATAAAGCCGCGTTTGATATCACCAATGGCAAATGGCGCGAACCGCTGGCGCTGCAAAACCTCAAGCAGTATCCGGTGATGCTTGAGCAAAACCGTGTGTTGGTTAACCCGCGCCCACTTTCTCCTGCCAGCCACTCGCTTATCCGTGGTGAGCACCCGCAAACCGCCGTGATCCTTGGGACTGGCGCGGCAGGTAGCGCGGCGGCGATAACACTGCGTGATGCCGGATTTAACGGCCACCTGGTGTTGATCGATAAAGAAGATGATGCGCCTTACGATCGCACCGCGCTGAGCAAATTCGTTCCGGCGGGGAAAATGAAAATCAGCGACGTTCCCCACCTGCTGGACAGTGCCTTTTACAGCCAGCCCGGCGTCGAAAGCTTGCGCGAAGAGGTGGCGAATATTGATTGCCAGGCTCACCTGCTTACGCTTGCCGGCGGCCGGCAGATCACCTTCGACAAACTACTGCTGGCCACCGGTGGCCAGCCAGTGTGGCCGGATATTCCCGGTAACCACCTGGCGGGTGTGCATGTGCTGCGTGGTATCCACCAGGCCGAGCGTTTGCTAAATGAAGTGGAACAGGAACAGCAACTGGTCGTGATCGGTAATAGTTTTATCGCCATGGAGCTGGCGGCGGCGCTGCGTAATCAGGATATCGACGTGACGGTGCTGTCGCGCCATGCGCTGCCATTTGTACCGCAGTTTGGTGAAGAGGTGGGGCGGCATTTTATGAATCTGCATAAACAGAATGGCGTGAAGTTTGTTACCGGCGAACCGGCTGCGCTGGAAGGGAACGGCCATGTGCAGAGCGTCACGTTAAAAGATGGTCGTTCAGTGCCAGCTCATGTGGTGGTGTTTGCCACGGGCGTCAAGCCGGTGACCGACATGGCGCACGACCTGCCTCATGAAAAAGATGGCAGCCTGACGGTGGATGAAACGTTGAGTGCCGCGCCGGATGTCTGGGCGGTCGGTGATATCGCCAGTTACCCAGCCCCGGAAGGGCGTCGGCGTATTGAACACTGGCGTGTGGCGCAGCAGCAGGGGCGGCTCGCCGCACTGAATATGCTGGGTGAACAGCACACTTTTGATCGCGTCCCCTTTTTCTGGACGACTCACTTCGGTAACCGCTTTGAATATCTCGGTTATACCCGTGAGTGGGACAGTATGAAAATGCTGGGATCGTTTGATAATAAACGTTTTGCCGTGCTCTATGGCGAAGCAGGCATACTGAAAGCGGTGCTGAGCTGCGGCGAGTACAGTGAAACGGCAGGTCTACTGCTGAAGATGCAGCAACCGATTAGCTTGCATGCCGCCAGCGAAATGCTGGCCTGA
- the psiF gene encoding phosphate starvation-inducible protein PsiF — protein sequence MKITLLVTLVFGLLFVTALSAAEKTLTPQQQRMTLCNQQATAQTLAGDARKKYMSDCLKNTKTEPGQKSLTPQQQRMRECNAQATQQSLKGEDRSKFMSGCLKKTQ from the coding sequence ATGAAAATAACATTACTGGTTACCCTCGTTTTCGGTCTGCTGTTTGTCACGGCGCTGAGCGCCGCCGAAAAAACGCTGACTCCGCAACAACAACGTATGACCCTCTGCAATCAACAGGCGACGGCGCAAACCCTGGCGGGAGACGCCCGTAAGAAATACATGAGTGACTGCCTGAAAAACACCAAAACTGAGCCCGGACAAAAAAGCCTGACGCCGCAGCAGCAGCGCATGCGTGAATGTAACGCCCAGGCGACGCAACAATCCCTGAAAGGCGAAGATCGCAGTAAATTTATGAGCGGTTGCCTGAAAAAAACGCAATAA